From Calothrix sp. PCC 6303, a single genomic window includes:
- a CDS encoding NHLP family bacteriocin export ABC transporter peptidase/permease/ATPase subunit yields the protein MLPKLPKLSNPFNQKTTRRRTPTLLQMEAVECGAAALGIIMSYYGRIVPLAQLRQDCGVSRDGSKAGNVLKAAKSYGMSGKGLKIQELDALKKIRTPYIVFWNFNHFLVVEGITKKQVFLNDPATGPRKVSIDEFDGSYTGVVLVLEPGEEFKRGGSKPSIFAALWNRLKGSLGVLLYCILAGFLLVIPGLAIPVFTQVFVQDVLIQNRYEWLRPLLGGIVITSFLNGFLTLLQLQFLRKMKIKLSVGMSSKFVWHILRLPVSFYAQRFAGEISSRVRLNDRLANLLSGQLATTAISVVMVVFYAAVMWQYNQVLTIIGIAFVLFNLAVLQLVSRQRVDANMRLMQQEGKVNGVAISGLQSMETLKASGLESDFFARWSGYYANSINARQEMDLSNQTIGTIPSFLSYITTMLVLVVGGLQVMDGNMKIGALVAFQALMQRFLEPVNSLVSLGNDLQDMEGSITRLDDVLQNPVDPQTEAESPELEKKGKKKGNQVISYAATQNWDVNITKLQGYVELENITFGYNRVAAPLIENLSLSLKPGQRVALVGGSGSGKSTVAKLVSGLYEPWDGEIRFDGVKRSHIPRQVLVNSIAMVEQDVLLFGGTVRDNLTLWDSTVPDRYLMRACEDAAIHEVVQSIPSGYNGNLLEGATNLSGGQRQRLEIARTLVNNPSILVMDEATSALDTETEKIIDQKLRQRGCTCIIVAHRLSTIRDCDEIIVFEKGKVVQRGTHEELQRVEGHYLQLVKSEGGAL from the coding sequence ATGCTACCTAAATTACCCAAGCTATCCAACCCATTTAACCAAAAAACTACCCGTCGTCGCACTCCTACACTGCTGCAAATGGAGGCTGTGGAATGTGGTGCGGCAGCTTTAGGGATTATCATGAGCTACTATGGACGGATTGTTCCCCTCGCACAGCTACGGCAAGATTGCGGAGTGTCGCGGGATGGAAGTAAAGCGGGGAATGTCCTCAAAGCAGCAAAAAGCTATGGGATGTCGGGAAAAGGTCTCAAAATTCAAGAATTAGACGCGCTGAAAAAAATTCGCACTCCCTATATTGTTTTTTGGAACTTTAACCATTTCTTGGTGGTGGAGGGAATTACCAAAAAACAAGTTTTCCTTAATGATCCGGCAACAGGACCCCGCAAAGTTAGTATTGATGAGTTTGATGGTTCCTACACTGGGGTAGTGTTGGTGTTGGAACCGGGGGAAGAATTTAAACGTGGTGGTAGTAAACCCAGTATTTTTGCGGCTTTGTGGAATCGACTCAAAGGTTCTTTGGGTGTATTACTTTACTGTATTTTGGCAGGTTTTCTGTTAGTAATTCCTGGTTTAGCAATTCCCGTTTTCACTCAGGTATTTGTTCAGGATGTACTGATTCAAAATCGCTATGAGTGGTTACGTCCATTGTTAGGAGGGATTGTGATCACGTCATTCCTAAATGGGTTTTTGACGTTATTACAGTTACAATTTTTACGCAAGATGAAAATCAAACTCTCGGTGGGAATGTCGAGTAAGTTTGTTTGGCATATTTTGCGATTGCCTGTAAGCTTCTATGCCCAAAGGTTTGCCGGGGAAATTAGTAGCCGGGTACGCTTGAATGACCGCTTGGCGAATCTACTTTCTGGTCAGTTGGCAACTACGGCAATTTCGGTGGTAATGGTAGTTTTTTATGCTGCTGTGATGTGGCAATACAATCAAGTATTAACAATAATTGGGATTGCCTTTGTTCTATTTAACTTAGCTGTGTTGCAGTTGGTTTCCAGGCAACGGGTTGATGCCAATATGCGGTTGATGCAGCAGGAAGGAAAAGTTAATGGGGTGGCGATTTCGGGGTTACAAAGTATGGAAACCCTCAAAGCTTCCGGCTTAGAATCGGACTTTTTCGCTCGGTGGTCTGGTTACTATGCTAACTCCATTAATGCCCGCCAGGAAATGGATTTGAGTAACCAAACCATTGGCACAATTCCATCTTTTTTATCTTACATTACAACCATGTTGGTATTGGTGGTTGGTGGTTTGCAGGTGATGGATGGAAATATGAAAATTGGTGCATTGGTGGCATTTCAAGCCTTGATGCAAAGGTTTTTAGAACCTGTGAATAGTTTGGTAAGTTTGGGTAATGATTTGCAGGATATGGAAGGTAGTATTACCCGCTTGGATGATGTGTTGCAGAATCCAGTTGATCCGCAAACGGAAGCAGAAAGTCCAGAACTAGAAAAAAAAGGCAAGAAAAAAGGCAATCAGGTTATTTCTTACGCGGCAACTCAGAATTGGGATGTCAATATTACTAAACTTCAGGGATATGTGGAGTTAGAAAATATCACCTTTGGCTATAACAGGGTTGCTGCACCATTAATTGAAAACTTGAGTTTATCATTGAAGCCGGGACAAAGAGTTGCTTTAGTTGGGGGAAGTGGTTCTGGAAAATCAACCGTTGCCAAATTGGTATCGGGTTTGTATGAACCATGGGATGGAGAAATCAGGTTTGATGGGGTGAAGCGATCGCATATTCCCCGGCAAGTGCTTGTTAACTCCATCGCCATGGTAGAACAGGATGTATTACTTTTTGGTGGCACTGTTCGTGATAACTTAACCCTGTGGGATAGCACCGTACCCGATAGATACTTGATGCGCGCTTGTGAAGATGCAGCCATCCATGAAGTTGTCCAATCTATCCCCAGTGGTTACAATGGCAACCTGTTAGAAGGTGCCACCAATTTGAGTGGGGGGCAACGTCAACGGTTAGAAATTGCCCGCACCCTGGTAAATAATCCTTCTATACTGGTGATGGATGAGGCAACTAGCGCTCTAGATACTGAGACAGAAAAAATCATCGATCAGAAACTTCGTCAACGGGGTTGCACCTGTATAATTGTGGCACACCGCCTCAGTACAATTCGTGACTGTGATGAAATAATTGTATTTGAGAAGGGAAAAGTGGTGCAACGAGGCACCCACGAGGAATTACAGCGAGTGGAAGGACATTATTTACAGTTGGTAAAAAGCGAAGGTGGAGCGTTATAA
- a CDS encoding Crp/Fnr family transcriptional regulator, whose amino-acid sequence MEDRLNSVSPANAIPWIISTPFFQGLPETATELALSNLVTRSHPANQVILLENDWGGSLYFIIEGWVKIRTYNLEGKEVTLNIIGKGELFGEMAALDEVPRSTDVITLTNTIIASIPSQDFVNLLHTEPMAGMRLAQLMARRLRQVNRRLRLRESDSQSRVADALIFLAEGQGKKGNTGTEIPNLPHRELSSLSGLARETVTRVLTKLEKKGLIKRDQDVVCIPDVSALERMIV is encoded by the coding sequence ATGGAAGATCGGTTGAACTCAGTCTCACCTGCCAATGCTATCCCCTGGATAATTTCAACTCCTTTTTTTCAAGGACTCCCAGAAACGGCAACCGAACTTGCCCTGAGCAATCTTGTTACCCGTTCTCATCCAGCTAATCAGGTAATTTTACTTGAAAATGATTGGGGCGGCTCACTATATTTTATTATCGAAGGCTGGGTCAAAATCCGTACTTATAATTTAGAAGGTAAAGAAGTAACACTAAATATTATTGGTAAGGGCGAATTATTTGGTGAAATGGCGGCGTTGGATGAAGTGCCTCGTTCAACCGATGTCATAACTTTGACAAATACGATTATTGCTAGTATTCCATCTCAAGATTTTGTCAATTTATTACACACTGAGCCAATGGCGGGTATGCGTTTGGCACAATTGATGGCGAGACGATTACGTCAAGTGAATCGTCGTTTGCGGTTGCGTGAATCTGATAGTCAGTCACGCGTGGCAGATGCTTTGATATTTTTAGCTGAAGGGCAAGGTAAAAAAGGCAATACGGGGACTGAAATTCCCAATTTGCCACATCGAGAGTTGAGTAGCTTGAGTGGATTGGCGCGGGAAACTGTCACCAGGGTTTTAACCAAGCTGGAGAAAAAAGGTTTGATTAAACGGGATCAAGATGTAGTTTGTATTCCCGATGTGTCGGCATTGGAACGGATGATAGTTTAG
- a CDS encoding DUF2232 domain-containing protein, producing MGISYTTSDEPEDEKTTKSSTTDLQTPHLKPDAPLRMVETAFLASTASLIWFINFYFPLGPVLRVFFPVPIALVYLRWGVRAAWMSAVVSGLLLAVLMGPIRSLLFVMPFGFMGVTLGSTWYRRVPWLVSMSLGTILGTVGVFFRVWLLSILAGEDLWIYVINQMTDLIEWVFLKLGVLANPSLLWIQVVAIAFIIFNNFIYLFLVHIAAWLLLDRLGNPIPRPPKWVQVMMDYE from the coding sequence ATGGGTATTTCATATACAACTTCTGATGAACCGGAAGACGAGAAAACAACTAAATCATCCACCACAGATTTACAAACACCCCATTTAAAGCCTGATGCACCACTAAGGATGGTGGAAACAGCTTTTTTGGCTAGTACTGCCAGTTTGATTTGGTTTATTAACTTTTATTTCCCTTTGGGTCCTGTGTTACGGGTGTTTTTTCCCGTTCCCATTGCTTTAGTATATTTACGCTGGGGAGTTAGGGCTGCGTGGATGTCGGCTGTTGTTTCCGGTTTGCTGTTAGCGGTATTGATGGGACCAATTCGCAGTCTTTTATTTGTGATGCCGTTTGGTTTTATGGGGGTGACGCTGGGTTCAACCTGGTATCGTCGTGTCCCTTGGCTGGTATCTATGAGTTTGGGGACGATACTGGGTACGGTGGGTGTGTTTTTTCGGGTTTGGTTGCTGTCAATCCTTGCTGGTGAAGACTTGTGGATTTATGTAATTAACCAAATGACGGATTTAATTGAGTGGGTATTTTTGAAGTTGGGAGTGTTGGCAAATCCCAGTTTATTGTGGATTCAGGTTGTAGCGATCGCGTTTATTATTTTTAACAATTTTATCTATTTATTTCTAGTCCATATCGCTGCATGGTTACTCCTAGATCGTTTGGGCAACCCAATTCCCCGTCCCCCGAAATGGGTACAGGTGATGATGGATTATGAGTGA
- the cobT gene encoding nicotinate mononucleotide-dependent phosphoribosyltransferase CobT, translating to MNNDLIRVYTQVSQAEAWLRKYQGKNPVFACIFGFTETALIPGISAAGSTPEARKYTACADAEFLYFGVEHEFKYYLPPLNAGASPVFITRAIIEALNIPMYLFDAGSYEEAGSRGKGAGEYSLGSNGVAAVPMIDLGGTSAKCLSSGMAMTVETVLGLFRRGLDWGEKLANQNPDAYLVVGECVVGGTTTALAILTALGISAAGKVNSSHPVCNHQQKWEVVEMGIARMQARGIGLEGDPLEILAALGDPMQAVVAGMAIACSRKCGIMLGGGTQMLAVYALINAIAKFHNLAWQPEQIVVGTTRWVAEDQTGATVELAKLLEVTPPLLGTGLDFTRSRFTQLQAYEQGFVKEGVGAGAISIAAHLSHQWLQDDLLTNIESLLERYYTQISIAN from the coding sequence ATGAATAATGACCTAATTCGTGTTTATACCCAAGTATCTCAAGCTGAAGCATGGTTGAGGAAATATCAAGGGAAAAATCCAGTATTTGCTTGTATTTTTGGGTTTACGGAGACAGCATTAATACCGGGTATTTCTGCGGCTGGTTCCACTCCTGAAGCTCGGAAATACACAGCCTGTGCGGATGCGGAGTTTTTATATTTTGGTGTTGAGCATGAATTTAAGTATTATTTACCACCCTTGAATGCTGGGGCTTCTCCGGTATTTATCACCAGGGCAATTATAGAAGCACTAAATATTCCCATGTATTTATTTGATGCTGGCTCTTATGAGGAAGCAGGGAGCAGGGGGAAGGGAGCAGGGGAATATAGTCTTGGCTCTAATGGAGTAGCTGCGGTACCTATGATTGATTTGGGCGGGACTTCGGCTAAATGTCTGAGTTCTGGTATGGCGATGACAGTGGAGACGGTTCTGGGTTTATTTAGGCGGGGATTGGATTGGGGTGAAAAATTAGCTAACCAGAACCCTGATGCATATTTAGTTGTGGGTGAATGTGTTGTTGGTGGTACGACGACGGCTTTGGCGATTTTAACGGCTTTGGGAATTTCGGCTGCTGGAAAGGTAAATAGTAGTCATCCTGTTTGCAATCACCAACAAAAGTGGGAAGTTGTGGAGATGGGAATTGCTCGGATGCAAGCTAGGGGTATAGGGTTAGAGGGTGATCCCTTAGAAATTTTGGCGGCGTTAGGTGATCCCATGCAAGCGGTTGTGGCAGGAATGGCGATCGCATGTAGCCGCAAATGTGGAATTATGTTAGGTGGTGGAACACAAATGCTCGCTGTCTACGCTTTGATAAATGCGATCGCTAAATTCCACAACTTAGCTTGGCAACCGGAACAAATTGTCGTTGGTACCACCCGTTGGGTTGCTGAAGATCAAACTGGTGCTACGGTTGAATTGGCAAAGCTGTTAGAAGTTACCCCTCCTTTACTGGGTACTGGTTTAGATTTTACGCGATCGCGCTTCACGCAACTACAAGCTTATGAACAGGGTTTTGTCAAAGAAGGTGTTGGTGCTGGGGCGATTTCTATCGCCGCACACCTTAGTCACCAATGGCTACAGGATGATTTGTTAACCAATATTGAGTCATTGTTAGAGCGTTATTACACTCAGATTTCTATCGCAAATTAA